TCGACAACCAGGCCGTGGACATCATCCAGCCGGACGTCGGCCACATCGGCGGCATCTGGGAGACGCGGAAGCTGGCGGCGACGGCCGAGACCCACTACATGCTGGTCGCGCCGCACAACGTGGGCGGGTCGGTGCTCACCGCCGCGTCCCTCCAGGTCGGCTTCACCTCGCCGAACTTCAAGATCCTGGAGCACTTCAACGACTTCGCCGACGCGGAGATCAAGAAGGTGGTCAAGGGCGCGCCCCAGGTGGTCGACGGGTACTTCCACCTCTCCGACGCCCCCGGCCTGGGTGTGGAGCTGGACGTGGACGCCGCCGCCGAGTTCCCGCAGCAGCGGGCGCACTTCGACCTGTGGGCCGAAGGCTGGGAGAAGCGGGCCCCGAAGGACGCCCGGTGAGCACGGCCGTCGTCGTCGACTCCCCCGGCAGCCACCGGCTGGTGGAGCACACGCCGCGCCGCCCGGAGGCCGGGGAGGCGCTGGTGCGGGTGCACGCCGTGGGGATCTGCGGCAGCGACCGGGAGGTGTACCAGGGCAACCGGCCCGAGGGGTACGTGCGCTATCCGCTGACCCCGGGCCACGAGTGGTCCGGGACGGTGGAGGCGGTCGGCGCCGGGGTGCCGCGGTCCCTGGTGGGCCGCAAGGTCGTCGGCGAGGGCTTCCGCAACTGCCAGGTGTGCCACCGCTGCCACGCGGGCGAGACCACGCTGTGCACGGACGGGTACGAGGAGACGGGGTTCACCCAGCCCGGCGCGATGGCGGCCACCCTCACCCTGCCGGCCCGGCTGCTGCACGTGCTGCCGCAGGACGCGGACCTGACGGCCGCCGCCCTGCTGGAGCCGGCCGCCTGCATCGCGGCCGCCGCGCTGAAGGCGAACGCCCGGCCGGGCGAGCGGGTCGCGGTGGTCGGCACGGGCACGCTCGGCATGTTCGCGGTGCAGTTCCTGCGGGCCGCCTCGCCGGCGGAGCTGCTGGTGGTGGGCACCCGGCGGGACCGTGAGGAGCTGTCCCGGCGCTTCGGGGCGACCGGCTTCCGCACCAAGGACCAGGAGCTGCCGGACGACGTCGACGTCGTGATCGAGACCGCCGGCTCGGCGGACGCGGCGCGGCTTTCGGCGGGCCTGCTGCGGCGCGGCGGCCGGCTGGTGCTGACGGGCATCCCGGCGCCGGGCGCACAGGGTCTGGACCCGACCGACCTGGTGGTGCGGCAGCTGGAGGTGCACACCGTCTTCGGGGCGCCGCCGGACGCCTGGTCGCACGCGGTGCGGGTGTTCGGGGCGGGACTCCTGGACCCGGTGCCGCTGGTCACGCACGAGCTGCCGCTCGCCGAGTTCTCACGGGCGATCGAGCTGGTGGGGGCCGGCGATCCGAAGGTGGGCAAGGTGCTGCTGCGTCCTTAGCCGCTTCGGCACTCCCCCAGCCGTACGCCGGTACGGGGCCGCCCGAGGGCCCCCGTACCGGCGTGCTTCCGGCCCCGCACGCCTGGAGCCGCGAACCTCGTCCGATATACCGAACACAAAGGACAGCTTGTGACCGACGCTTCCGCCCCGGCAGCCCGTCGACCCGGCGAGCAGGCGCTCGCCTCGCTCGGCCTGGGCGCGCCCGCACTCGACCCCGCCGACGCCTCGCCGCACGCCTTCCCCGGCGGTGGCCGCTGGCGCACCGAGATCCCCTCGTGCGAGGGTCCCGAGGCGCTGGCCGTGGTGCTCAAGGAGGCCTGGCGCCTCGATGTGCCGATCCACCGGATCAGCCAGGGCAGCGGCGTGTGGATGCTGACCGACGCCGAGATCACCGAAATGGTCGAGGCGACCGCCGAACGCGACATCGAACTCTGCCTGTTCACCGGCCCGCGCGGCACGTGGGACATCGGCGGCTCGACCCGCACCGACTCGCGCGGGGCGGGGCTGCGCGCGCGGGGCCACGACGCGGTCGCCGGCTGTGTCGAGGACGCGGTGCGCGCCACCGAACTGGGCGTCAAGTGCCTGCTCGTGGCCGACGAGGGTGTGCTGTGGACGCTGCACCGGGCGCGCGAGGCCGGGATCATCCCCGCCGACACCACGCTGAAAGTTTCGGCGCTGATCGGCCCCGTCAACCCGGCCGCGTACGCGGTGTACGAGCGGCTGGGCGCCGATTCCGTCAACGTGCCCAGCGATCTGACACTGAATCACCTCACCGAGATCCGCCGGGTCTCCGGCGCGCCGATGGACATGTACATCGAGGCACCCGACGATCTCGGCGGTTACGTCCGGATGTACGAGGTCGCGGAGCTGATCCGGCGGGGTGCGCCGCTCTACCTGAAGTTCGGCCTGTCGAAGGCCCCCGGCATCTACCCGTACGGCCACCACCTGCGGGACCTCACCCTGGCCACCGCCAAGGAGCGGGTGCGGCGCGGGCGGCTGGCGCTGGACCTGCTGGCCCGTCACGGGGCGGACGGCGACATGGCCCCGATCGGCTCCCGGCTGCCCGGCCGGCTCCAGCGGTTCGAAACGCATTCATAAATTTTCGGACACGCCCTCTTCACAGAAGAAGACGTAGCCCAACAGAATCCCACACATCCGTTCCGCCCGCCCGCCAGGCCCCTCCCGCACCGACATCGAGGAAGATGACCATGCGCAACCGCAGAGCCGCACTCGCCGCAGCAGCCACCGCCGCCTCCCTGGCCCTCGCCCTGACCGCCTGCGGCCAGAACAGCGAGGGCGGCAGCGAGGAGAGCAAGGGCAGCGGCGAAGACGCCACGATCGGCATCTCCATGCCGACCAAGTCCTCCGAGCGCTGGATCGCCGACGGCAAGAACGTGGTCCAGCACCTGGAGGGCAAGGGCTACAAGACCAAGCTGGTCTACGGGGAGGACGACCCCGACCAGCAGGTCTCCCAGATCGAGAACATGATCACCCAGGGTGTGGACGCCCTGATCATCGCGGCCATCGACAACAAGTCGATGAACAACGTCCTCCAGCAGGCCAAGGACGCCGACATCCCGGTCATCTCCTACGACCGGCTCATCCTCGGCTCCGCGGACGTGGACTACTACGCCTCCTTCGACAACGAGAAGGTCGGCGAGCTCCAGGGCACCTACATCGTCGAGAAGCTCGGACTGAAGGACGGCGGCGCGAAGGGCCCGTTCAACATCGAGCTGTTCGCCGGCTCCAACGACGACAACAACACCCGCTACTTCTTCCAGGGCGCGATGAACGTCCTCCAGCCCTACATCGACAAGAAGCAGCTGGTCGTGCGGTCCGGCCAGACCGAGCTGACCCAGGTGACCACCCTGCGCTGGGACGGCGCCACCGCGCAGCGCCGCATGGACGACATCCTCACCAAGTCGTACAAGAGCGGCAAGGTCGACGCGGTGCTCTCGCCGTACGACGGCATCTCCATCGGCATCCTGTCGGCGCTGAAGTCGGACGGCTACGGCTCCAAGAGCAAGCCGCTGCCGGTGGTCACCGGGCAGGACGCCGAGGTCGCCTCCGTGAAGTCGATCATCGCGGACGAGCAGTCGATGACCGTCTACAA
Above is a genomic segment from Streptomyces glaucescens containing:
- the chvE gene encoding multiple monosaccharide ABC transporter substrate-binding protein encodes the protein MRNRRAALAAAATAASLALALTACGQNSEGGSEESKGSGEDATIGISMPTKSSERWIADGKNVVQHLEGKGYKTKLVYGEDDPDQQVSQIENMITQGVDALIIAAIDNKSMNNVLQQAKDADIPVISYDRLILGSADVDYYASFDNEKVGELQGTYIVEKLGLKDGGAKGPFNIELFAGSNDDNNTRYFFQGAMNVLQPYIDKKQLVVRSGQTELTQVTTLRWDGATAQRRMDDILTKSYKSGKVDAVLSPYDGISIGILSALKSDGYGSKSKPLPVVTGQDAEVASVKSIIADEQSMTVYKDTRELAKVASNMVDALLNDKKPEVNDTKTYDNGAKVVPAYLLDPVAVDKANYREAVVDSGYIKESDLK
- a CDS encoding zinc-dependent alcohol dehydrogenase, giving the protein MSTAVVVDSPGSHRLVEHTPRRPEAGEALVRVHAVGICGSDREVYQGNRPEGYVRYPLTPGHEWSGTVEAVGAGVPRSLVGRKVVGEGFRNCQVCHRCHAGETTLCTDGYEETGFTQPGAMAATLTLPARLLHVLPQDADLTAAALLEPAACIAAAALKANARPGERVAVVGTGTLGMFAVQFLRAASPAELLVVGTRRDREELSRRFGATGFRTKDQELPDDVDVVIETAGSADAARLSAGLLRRGGRLVLTGIPAPGAQGLDPTDLVVRQLEVHTVFGAPPDAWSHAVRVFGAGLLDPVPLVTHELPLAEFSRAIELVGAGDPKVGKVLLRP